A region from the Thermanaeromonas toyohensis ToBE genome encodes:
- a CDS encoding lytic transglycosylase domain-containing protein, whose amino-acid sequence MGGRPECGQGRCPPGLRPIFEAAARETGLPVALLEAVAEAESGFNPRAVSPAGAAGLMQLMPSTARALGVTDVFDPWQNVLAGARYLRGLLDRFGSLELALAAYNAGPGAVEKWGGVPRYRETRSYVSKILASLGRDPGGAPPCSAVPATKNAVWVWSR is encoded by the coding sequence AGGGCCGGTGTCCGCCGGGCCTGCGCCCGATATTCGAGGCCGCCGCCCGCGAGACAGGCCTGCCTGTCGCGCTTCTCGAGGCTGTCGCTGAGGCGGAATCGGGTTTCAACCCCAGGGCGGTTTCTCCGGCGGGCGCGGCAGGATTAATGCAGCTGATGCCGTCGACGGCGCGGGCACTCGGCGTGACAGACGTGTTTGACCCCTGGCAGAACGTTCTGGCCGGGGCGCGGTACCTGCGCGGCCTCCTGGACCGCTTCGGGAGCCTTGAACTGGCCCTGGCAGCGTACAATGCGGGGCCCGGCGCGGTGGAAAAGTGGGGCGGCGTGCCCCGTTACCGGGAAACGCGGTCTTATGTGTCTAAAATTTTGGCGTCGCTGGGCCGGGATCCTGGGGGTGCGCCGCCTTGTTCGGCGGTGCCAGCAACGAAGAACGCGGTATGGGTCTGGTCTCGCTGA